The following proteins come from a genomic window of Dysidea avara chromosome 12, odDysAvar1.4, whole genome shotgun sequence:
- the LOC136240365 gene encoding uncharacterized protein isoform X2, whose product MFTVEAISCLLQWTKGGHNQALVQILGKVAELNWMWEKTIEKFVEQYSSYQHYLKMLFKAEKEIDEHNKELMTCYSKMTKAKKQFEASRKKGDAAHIMTREDEMKTMTSQYTSMQEKVADSVRKLEHTKVTSMKAALKEQANAYVNMAGKCQTIFTAQRAVAAIIPDESTLLSNQHVCFENISKLVDSVSEKLGLVPQHNGGSDTAIPIPARSRGVTISIAGSNRNDLPVPLRSPHSLKVSESPYEPMYVTPNRKRFATMKPTINTVTTQTIQKKAAESYESKRDWFQSQKDMPDSKDQENLYESLGSYKRKDSSHYEETEFEQKLSFTQSFQIQTRNPQSDYITILADTQRADYTSGMTRSHSDSHLHYTGENDYIQMSGVSNSLQLPVSGHSHHASLPNIPENQTDSLPPVDASSPGGSSSPNTLAPTYQKIYSEELQTDEERVIDSNYEHNQFVKQVDTSSAVNLCVTDKTALQHKLQLSRSCEDISGITSNGLKKQAPSTSSLGIPSDSHLSMKSHSVGQVNMLAALNKEVYSFITNSLHPERKEKSQPSLSEIFGKYCQNKDTMPDVTLKGDNRRHSLSGKAAFLDDKVLSSECSSLCSSVELLSNNSSTIQQKNVRTLKGSSIKMMEE is encoded by the exons TACTCCAGTTATCAACACTACCTTAAGATGCTGTTTAAGGCAGAAAAAGAGATAGATGAACACAATAAGGAATTAATGACTTGCTATTCTAAAATGACTAAAGCTAAAAAGCAG TTTGAAGCATCAAGAAAAAAGGGGGATGCAGCACACATTATGACACGAGAGGATGAAATGAAAACA ATGACATCACAGTACACTTCCATGCAGGAGAAAGTAGCTGATAGCGTCAGAAAGTTGGAACATACAAAA GTAACATCTATGAAGGCAGCACTGAAGGAGCAAGCTAATGCCTATGTGAACATGGCTGGAAAATGTCAGACTATCTTTACTGCACAACGAGCTGTGGCAGCAATCATCCCTGATGAAAGCACTTTACTATCAAATCAACATG TATGTTTTGAGAATATCTCTAAGCTTGTTGACTCAGTCAGTGAGAAGTTAGGATTAGTACCACAACATAATGGAGGGAGTGACACAGCAATACC CATCCCTGCCAGATCTAGAGGAGTAACAATTTCAATTGCAGGCTCTA ATAGAAATGACCTACCAGTTCCCCTGAGGAGTCCACACTCTTTAAAAGTTTCTGAATCACCATATGAACCAATGTATGTTACACCAAATAGGAAACGATTTG CCACAATGAAGCCAACTATCAACACAGTTACAACACAAACCATTCAAAAGAAGGCAGCAGAATCTTATGAGAGTAAGCGAGATTGGTTTCAATCTCAAAAAGACATGCCAGATTCTAAAGACCAAGAAAATTTATATGAAAGCTTAGGGTCATACAAAAGGAAAGATTCTAGTCATTATGAAGAGACTGAATTCGAACAAAAACTGTCTTTCACTCAAAGCTTTCAAATACAAACACGTAACCCACAATCAGACTATATTACTATCCTAGCAGACACACAGAGAGCTGATTATACTTCGGGGATGACTCGGAGTCATTCTGATTCACACTTGCACTACACTGGTGAAAATGACTATATACAAATGTCAGGAGTCTCCAATTCTCTCCAACTGCCAGTTAGTGGACATTCTCATCATGCCTCCCTTCCAAATATACCAGAAAATCAAACTGACAGTCTTCCTCCAGTTGATGCCTCATCGCCAGGGGGGTCTTCTTCACCAAACACACTTGCTCCTACGTATCAGAAAATATACAGTGAAGAACTGCAAACAGATGAAGAGAGAGTAATAGATTCCAATTACGAACATAATCAGTTTGTGAAACAGGTAGACACTTCTTCAGCTGTTAACCTATGTGTTACTGATAAAACAGCATTACAACATAAACTCCAGTTGTCACGTTCATGTGAAGATATTTCTGGCATAACTAGTAATGGACTTAAGAAACAAGCTCCATCAACATCAAGTTTGGGTATCCCCAGTGACAGTCACCTTAGCATGAAGTCTCATAGTGTCGGCCAAGTGAATATGTTAGCAGCACTCAACAAAGAAGTATACTCCTTCATAACAAATTCTCTACACCCAGAAAGGAAAGAAAAGAGCCAGCCGTCTTTGAgtgaaatttttggaaaatattgTCAAAATAAGGATACAATGCCTGATGTAACACTCAAAGGTGACAATAGGAGACATTCGTTATCTGGAAAAGCTGCATTCCTTGATGATAAAGTGTTGTCTTCTGAGTGTAGCTCACTTTGCAGTTCTGTAGAGCTTCTTTCCAATAACAGTAGCACGATACAACAAAAGAATGTCAGAACACTGAAGGGCAGTAGCATTAAAATGATGGAGGAATAA